The nucleotide sequence GCTGGACCGATCTAACCCAGTTTCATCAACAGCCATATCCCTTGCCTCCTGGTAACAGTTCGCAAACTCAGTAGCCAAATAGGGCTTTAGACTGGGAGAGTCCGACAAGATTCTGGCAATCTGGCGGCGCTGTTCTTTAATTGTGATTTGCCAGCTAGTCGAGCGCTTCTGAGATTGATGCTGCCATTTGAGGAGATGCATTAACAATACCTCCAGGCGGCTCACCAACTCCCGCCGATCTCGTTTACCCAACGATTCAATCTCTTCCGCTAAATTCTCAACATCAAGAGCATCCAGATCGCGCTGACGCAGATATTTCGCCATTGTCTGGGTCCATAATGCGTAATCCGTATCGTAAAGAGTTCGTAGAGTCGTTGTCATAACAACACCTGAAGCTACAGTCGATCCTAGCACGCACACTTCAACATCTAAACATACACAGCTCAATTTCAAATTTGCGAGCGTATTCCTAGAGTCTCACATCATTTGATTGGAAGCTCAAAGCCATAGCTCTCTACAGGATAACGGCTTGGGTTTCAAAAAATGTATTTTCCGTTCTGTTGAATCCTTTGTTAAGTGGCAATCAATAGGTATAGAAACAAGAGGTTTCTATACTCATTGATTAGCAAAAAAAGTCACTTCCCCTTTTAGTCTTTCACCGAGTTCATCTTCAGTCACATCTAAATCGCAATCCATTTGCAAGCCCAACCAAAAACGAGTCAATCTACCTGGGCTGCTACTCTCGGCAGGAATTTCGGAGGTATGTAACGACGGCAAGCTAGAGAATATAGAAGGGCGATCGCCACTTTGCTTCAAGGCAATCGCAGCATCGATGGGTCTGTTAGACAAGACACTGAAAAGGTCGTTGCTCAATCTGGGTCAATGGCAATTGGAGATTGACGTTCGAGTTTGTCGATCGCGACGTTCGCGGTCTGAATTACGAGGACTATCACTGATGGAGATGTTCAACCCGCCTCATCCAGGGGAATTTATTGAAGAGGTTTACTTGAGGCCTTTCAATATCAGCATCCGGGCTTTAGCAACAAAGCTTGGGGTCGCATCCTCCACCCTGTCTCGACTGGTGAAGCAACAAAGTGGAATAAGCCCAGAAATGGCTTTGAGATTATCGAA is from Synechococcus sp. PCC 7336 and encodes:
- a CDS encoding DUF29 domain-containing protein, with translation MLGSTVASGVVMTTTLRTLYDTDYALWTQTMAKYLRQRDLDALDVENLAEEIESLGKRDRRELVSRLEVLLMHLLKWQHQSQKRSTSWQITIKEQRRQIARILSDSPSLKPYLATEFANCYQEARDMAVDETGLDRSSFPENCEWTIEQVSDRAFWPEP
- a CDS encoding HigA family addiction module antitoxin, whose amino-acid sequence is MEMFNPPHPGEFIEEVYLRPFNISIRALATKLGVASSTLSRLVKQQSGISPEMALRLSKALGSSAESWLTMQTQYDLWHARQKLDLSAVEKVDFETAA